Within the Rosa rugosa chromosome 2, drRosRugo1.1, whole genome shotgun sequence genome, the region GGTGGATCCTCTCCGACAGCGGATCCGGTTGCTGCGATCGGGTTTGGAGCCAGAGGGTTGGAGCGCTTGGGTCAACAGATTGCTATGGGATCCCATCCCAATGTCGGCCTAGCCTTGTCGGAGATGCAGCTGTGCGATTCGATGGGGCAGTGTGGCTGATCTAGAAGGTTGGCCGGACGTTGGGATGAGGCCAGGGTGCCCATATTAAGCTGGGCTTGGGCCTTTGTCAAGTTTGACCCGTCAGATTTGAGTTTGGATTcgggccggatttggatccgaATTTGGGACCCGGGTCGTATTTAAATATATCCGGATCATGGATTTgagacagctgctcatattgatctggtatttgttctggttcttaggagttcgtttgctaattttcgagtttctgacaccctcggttactttcgaactcccagtgagcgaatcacctctcctaggtgatcatatcaccggttacggCTACGGCTACtgttacggttacggttacggttatGGTTACTATTATATTTACACTGCtatcgtgacatatgcagtgcagtgATGTCGTccgacatcaagtcacatggttacctttcATTTTAGATGCTTCTGTGCATCTTGCTATCCTTTATTGTTTTCCTCCtttatagatgcgtttgtgcatcttgttatgctttattgttttttctttcgatgcttttgcatcgcTCCCTGTACTTCTCAGTTTAAtctaatatagtttgtcgtctttcccttcaaaaaaaaaaaaagtactcacAGGCAGATAGTCCCTAGCTCGACCATTCATGCGCGACCGCATTATTTGAACTCCTTAACTATTGAAACTATCGAATTCATTGTACAGCAAGAAAGTGTACATTTGTTCCAATAATTGGTTTTCAGGAAAATGTATTGTCTAATTTATATGAAACTATTcttttttagttattttttgTAGCTTCGTTGATTTTGATTGTTTCAATTTTCAGCTTGGACCACGTACTGTGCTGTTTAAGAAGGAAAAGAACACTAAACTGTTTTGTGCATATGTTGGAGCCGAAAATAATGTTTTAGAACCAGTAGTGATTGCTCAACATTGGCTTTTAGGGCCTGATTGTACAAGGTCTGCATAGTGGGAGCGGTAGGgctactttttttttatactttgtACCATATTTGGCAACAAACTAGTAGTCCTATACATCTCAATGTAACTTCGAGAAAGGGAAAGGCACTTGACATTTAGTAACTCTGGACAATACAAGAAAAAGATGAGCAAAAGATCCTATTTCTTAATATAAACCACCGTACGTGGGTGGTAAGTTACCGTAAAAAattgtcttaaaaaaaaaatttaccatAAAATTAAACTTCATCACTCAGTAGCTCCACAGACCACACCAAAGCTTTACAAGAACTCCAGTTAACACCCGAGCTAGATGAGGATGAGTCTTTCTTCTGCCACTGCTCATCACTTAATATCTTCTCAAGCTCGCTTGGCAGGCAAGGAATCGCTAGGGCACCCTCGTGATCAAAACCGTACTCCTCGGCCGCCTGCTCCAGCAGCTTCAAGAAAGTTGGGTGAGCCAGATAACTTAACGGCACCACGAATCTCTTCGGTTTGTCCCCGTCCACGGCAATCACCGCAAAGTGACCTTCCTTAACGTCTTCGGGCACTGAGGTAGAGTCGTCTTCAAAACTTGAATTGGATTTCCGGCTCAACAATAGACTCCGCTGCAGCTTTTCTACTACAACCTTGAGCTTCACTATGCTGTTCTTCTTCTTGCCACTGATACTTCTAGACTTGGCCATACTTTATAAATTCTTTTTCGCTCTGATGTTTGATGGTCTTGATCTTTCTGCATGTTAGTTCGTCTTTATATAGTGTTAGGTAGATGATCAGTGTTTTCGAGCCTGTCAGTGATGATAAGACTGAACATAAAGTTTCTGTTTACATGAGGACAATAAGGAAAGCGAGGCGAGGACAACGTATGGCCGACCCTGATCGAAGTTAAATTTGAGAGACCAGCCCATGTGATCAGCTTCCAAACTTACCATGAGAAGTCGCCTTTAATAAGTCATGTCAACCTCCATACACCAAAATCACTATAGAACCACACTGGTACAGTGGTACTGTACACGCATGCCGCGCTAAAGCGCCCACGTCATTGAAAAGGGTTCAGAGTTCTGAGTTTTGGGTTTGTGAAGAGCGAAATTATATGCAAATTATAATTAGCTAGCGGTTCATCCCACATGTCAATTTTTTCCCTTTCTGTAATGAATACTGATGCCATTCTCTGGTACATATCTGCAGGTGCCATTCTCTGCAAGTGCCTAGCTAGCTATGTCGACTAATACATTGTTTAAAACGTTGGCACCGATTTCAGCCTCTTATTCACTTAAAGGTCTTAGAACACAAGGTTTGATGATTGTGTAAATAGTATAATAACTGTTTCTGTTGTTCATGTTGAGACTTTTCAGAACATTATTCATGTACTCTTGCATACAATAAACAAGTTCATCATGCACATATATAGCTACTGATTTCATCGAATTTTAATAATGAAAAAGTATATTTCTATGGACAACATGCTTAAAAGTATATATTGTGGATgcagttttttcttttatctttttgtcCTGGTGATTTTGTGTTCCTAGACTTTTGAGACATGGCGATAAACTTCGTAATAGATAAAACATCCAAGGGATGAGTCGAAAAGCCAACCTCCAACTGCATTTCTCCTCCTATAAATTTCAAAAGCTCCATAATTTCTTCGCTCTCACAACATCAAGTGACCCAGACCTGGATGCAGAACCCGTTCCCTTTCGTCCTCTCCCTCTCCCACTCTTTCTCAAAGAAGCAGCTGTCCTTCTCCAAAGCAAACACGCAGAGGTTAATCAACACCACTCGGCACCACAGGTTGCCAACAGTACTAACCTTCATTTTACTTTAACTAGATAGTACTCGCGCGAGATGCTGCgggtttttcttttctcaaatttGTAGTAATGATCACAATCGTAAGCTAAAATCAATAACTGAAAAATTTGTCATTTGACACATTACAAAAGAATGTAACTCTTTGCAAGTAAGTATCGACTTATATTAAAAAAGAATGCTTGCATGTTTACTAACAGAAGAAGTCATGTAAAGTTATAGAGCACAAAGGAGGTACATTAATTCTCTGCCACCCCTGAAAGTTTAAGCTTGAAAACACAATAACATGCTTCTTTCCGCTGGGCGCTGGCAGTAACATAATCAATTGAATTCTTAGCAAATTCAATCACCATCCCCTGCTTAGAATTATCATTTTAATGATAGAACTAATGTGATCCCCTCAAAACATTCAAAAGTAGAGCACTACTACAGGAAAGCAAAACAGTTTTAATGTACAGTAAAACGCTCTAATGTACCTTAACAACAGGAGATCTTTGTTGGATTATAGTCATTGCATCAGAAGATGAGCCATAAGCTACAAACACCAAAGTTCACTtaataaaagaataaataatATCTAGGTTTGATTTGACTCTAACCTAATCCTATTGGACAATTGCTTTATTagaaaacatatatatgtaGTACTAATTCCATGTTGCTGCTTTTCTAGAGGAGATCTATTTATGCAGAAGCAATGAGAATATGGAAATGATTAATATTCCTATGGTGTTGTCAAATCAGATTTACATTGGAGAAAAAGTTtatttctatttatttatttttctagttaAAACTGAAAGTGAGTATCTATTGTTACTTTGATTCATAAACTGTCCGAAGTTCAAAAGGGTTGAGAACATAAAGGTTATACCAGTTCCAAGACA harbors:
- the LOC133730539 gene encoding protein SMALL AUXIN UP-REGULATED RNA 51-like, producing MAKSRSISGKKKNSIVKLKVVVEKLQRSLLLSRKSNSSFEDDSTSVPEDVKEGHFAVIAVDGDKPKRFVVPLSYLAHPTFLKLLEQAAEEYGFDHEGALAIPCLPSELEKILSDEQWQKKDSSSSSSGVNWSSCKALVWSVELLSDEV